From one Paramormyrops kingsleyae isolate MSU_618 chromosome 1, PKINGS_0.4, whole genome shotgun sequence genomic stretch:
- the LOC111840797 gene encoding reticulophagy regulator 2-like isoform X2 codes for MLQYKRLNHGKFCMLTCAGCMLLAIVGHYIPGIMISYIILISVLLWPLVVYHELIQKMYTGLEPILMKLDYSMKGGTQHRKHDKKKTKKETEEGDEPQAETESESEEELPCFAPTVDVKTTALAMAITDSELSDEEASILESGGFSVSRATTPQLTDVSEDLDQQSITSEPEEAFSQDLPEFPSVDEFSSIEHGLPQVFATLPGCGLGLTMDTQEGEPQSPASLLFQHLASPLHFVNTHFNGHGRLVKGSQGGAEGMKETPRGASLSLEALSEEIVSTAISTVVQNTLTAMLHSSEAREDPSIDEFLPAETTALQSTLFSETELNDGSTATPTTDTAESPIEPHALTEEEDFELLDQSELEQMDEELGLISENQGSAVAGSTAPDLSRHTQQS; via the exons ATGCTGCAGTACAAAAGGCTGAACCATGGCAAG TTCTGTATGCTGACGTGTGCAGGATGTATGTTACTGGCCATCGTGGGACATTACATACCAGGAATCATGATCTCATAcattatat TGATAAGCGTGTTACTCTGGCCCCTGGTGGTGTACCACGAGCTGATCCAGAAGATGTACActggcctggagcccatcctgaTGAAGCTGGACTACAGCATGAAGGGCGGCACGCAGCACCGGAAGCATGACAAAAAGA AGACTAAAAAAGAGACAGAGGAGGGTGATGAGCCTCAGGCAGAGACTGAGAGTGAAAGTGAAGAGGAATTGCCCTGCTTTGCCCCCACG GTGGATGTGAAGACCACGGCCTTAGCCATGGCCATCACGGACTCTGAGCTCTCCGACGAGGAGGCCTCAATCCTGGAGAGTGGAGGATTCTCTGTGTCCCGAGCTACTACTCCTCAGCTCACTGATGTCTCTGAAG ACCTGGATCAGCAGAGTATAACCAGCGAACCAGAGGAGGCCTTCTCACAAGATCTTCCAGAGTTTCCTTCTGTTGATGAATTCTCCTCCATTGAGCATGGCCTGCCCCAAGTCTTCGCAACTCTGCCTGGTTGTGGTCTGGGGCTTACCATGGACACCCAGGAGGGGGAGCCGCAGAGTCCAGCCAGTCTCCTCTTCCAGCACTTGGCATCGCCTTTACACTTTGTGAACACACACTTTAACGGGCATGGAAGACTAGTAAAGGGAAGCCAGGGGGGTGCTGAGGGTATGAAGGAGACCCCTCGAGGTGCTAGCCTTTCTCTGGAGGCCCTCAGCGAGGAGATAGTGAGTACGGCGATTTCCACTGTGGTGCAGAACACTCTAACAGCCATGTTGCACTCTAGTGAGGCCAGGGAGGACCCCTCCATAGATGAGTTCTTGCCAGCTGAGACAACTGCATTGCAAAGCACTTTGTTCAGTGAGACCGAGCTGAACGATGGGAGTACAGCCACGCCAACAACAGACACTGCGGAAAGTCCCATCGAACCACACGCCCTCACTGAGGAAGAGGACTTTGAGCTGCTGGACCAAAGTGAACTGGAGCAGATGGATGAGGAATTGGGTTTGATCTCTGAGAACCAGGGCTCCGCCGTAGCTGGGTCCACAGCACCTGACCTGAGCCGCCATACCCAGCAGTCCTAG
- the LOC111840797 gene encoding reticulophagy regulator 2-like isoform X1, translating into MASEEEVSCAPVSSSSSVRLEALFPAVGTEQASGEGNPELVRLRERLQGWLSPYEAVLLWAQRLLVWERPLHSICAAFTLNTLFWLLSSSFLRPLFLLSVFLLGILLLERWKDKLPRINVQHPEASVTERETVSVHPKLLSIPELSHHVAESYITCSLYIQEMLQYKRLNHGKFCMLTCAGCMLLAIVGHYIPGIMISYIILISVLLWPLVVYHELIQKMYTGLEPILMKLDYSMKGGTQHRKHDKKKTKKETEEGDEPQAETESESEEELPCFAPTVDVKTTALAMAITDSELSDEEASILESGGFSVSRATTPQLTDVSEDLDQQSITSEPEEAFSQDLPEFPSVDEFSSIEHGLPQVFATLPGCGLGLTMDTQEGEPQSPASLLFQHLASPLHFVNTHFNGHGRLVKGSQGGAEGMKETPRGASLSLEALSEEIVSTAISTVVQNTLTAMLHSSEAREDPSIDEFLPAETTALQSTLFSETELNDGSTATPTTDTAESPIEPHALTEEEDFELLDQSELEQMDEELGLISENQGSAVAGSTAPDLSRHTQQS; encoded by the exons ATGGCGAGCGAAGAGGAGGTTTCCTGTGCCCCAGTTTCCTCCTCTTCATCTGTACGCTTAGAGGCCCTTTTCCCAGCTGTAGGGACCGAACAAGCCAGCGGAGAGGGGAACCCGGAGTTAGTCCGACTTCGGGAGCGGCTCCAGGGCTGGCTGTCGCCGTACGAAGCCGTGCTTTTGTGGGCACAGAGGCTGCTGGTGTGGGAGAGGCCGCTTCACAGCATTTGTGCCGCTTTTACCTTGAACACCCTGTTCTG GCTGTTGTCATCCTCGTTTTTGAGACCCCTATTTCTACTCAGCGTCTTCTTGCTCGGGATCTTGCTGTTAGAAAGATGGAAGGACAAGTTACCCCGCATTAATG TGCAGCACCCAGAAGCGTCCGTCACTGAAAG GGAGACTGTGAGTGTGCACCCCAAGCTCCTCAGCATTCCAGAGCTCAGTCACCATGTTGCTGAGAGCTACATCACCTGTAGTCTCTACATCCAGGAAATGCTGCAGTACAAAAGGCTGAACCATGGCAAG TTCTGTATGCTGACGTGTGCAGGATGTATGTTACTGGCCATCGTGGGACATTACATACCAGGAATCATGATCTCATAcattatat TGATAAGCGTGTTACTCTGGCCCCTGGTGGTGTACCACGAGCTGATCCAGAAGATGTACActggcctggagcccatcctgaTGAAGCTGGACTACAGCATGAAGGGCGGCACGCAGCACCGGAAGCATGACAAAAAGA AGACTAAAAAAGAGACAGAGGAGGGTGATGAGCCTCAGGCAGAGACTGAGAGTGAAAGTGAAGAGGAATTGCCCTGCTTTGCCCCCACG GTGGATGTGAAGACCACGGCCTTAGCCATGGCCATCACGGACTCTGAGCTCTCCGACGAGGAGGCCTCAATCCTGGAGAGTGGAGGATTCTCTGTGTCCCGAGCTACTACTCCTCAGCTCACTGATGTCTCTGAAG ACCTGGATCAGCAGAGTATAACCAGCGAACCAGAGGAGGCCTTCTCACAAGATCTTCCAGAGTTTCCTTCTGTTGATGAATTCTCCTCCATTGAGCATGGCCTGCCCCAAGTCTTCGCAACTCTGCCTGGTTGTGGTCTGGGGCTTACCATGGACACCCAGGAGGGGGAGCCGCAGAGTCCAGCCAGTCTCCTCTTCCAGCACTTGGCATCGCCTTTACACTTTGTGAACACACACTTTAACGGGCATGGAAGACTAGTAAAGGGAAGCCAGGGGGGTGCTGAGGGTATGAAGGAGACCCCTCGAGGTGCTAGCCTTTCTCTGGAGGCCCTCAGCGAGGAGATAGTGAGTACGGCGATTTCCACTGTGGTGCAGAACACTCTAACAGCCATGTTGCACTCTAGTGAGGCCAGGGAGGACCCCTCCATAGATGAGTTCTTGCCAGCTGAGACAACTGCATTGCAAAGCACTTTGTTCAGTGAGACCGAGCTGAACGATGGGAGTACAGCCACGCCAACAACAGACACTGCGGAAAGTCCCATCGAACCACACGCCCTCACTGAGGAAGAGGACTTTGAGCTGCTGGACCAAAGTGAACTGGAGCAGATGGATGAGGAATTGGGTTTGATCTCTGAGAACCAGGGCTCCGCCGTAGCTGGGTCCACAGCACCTGACCTGAGCCGCCATACCCAGCAGTCCTAG
- the ttll4 gene encoding tubulin monoglutamylase TTLL4: MASSGAEEVKIQTFQPTFGASLIPTVVHVPNGEVVSCKLQRRGLQPSEPSVTVANVNVGLEQLLCVSGTSTHCAFPVQAAYPSVARVDGVWSSGVSCTNGITNSQIISSVVAKNSQCSSAPLVFCQNPFRLEPSIHSSLPHKHLGSHRLRSGLLGKRAFSFQPAVYPVCPSPPKATSKFSEISLTKSTMPTNQSSPQATSKFNGNSNGFLQPATTQVPVHPRQKLRDLANPSTTPSLSTSHQCRTDKGSCKTDTKLSCPTVPLQKNCRDVILGDTFGVGDMLKSENVAGSVKVVQPNNVHQGLRVLGTGKRLSTEVSFTAAVRTMARNSVKLSNGALHATGRAPATQSTTAFVLRPENVAVDPVPSADVPPVTPALLSALPLTQVDQGSNLVAAKPSSLPGLRLSCSTSCSSDASYASGGKGHAIPGETMDELTVPQSPSVYSVTTQISAIHLTKQSVPLDLIKDKSFSLPLLEEQAATNHSVTNHEGTGLLQVTAEEDELPDNVENDCNGDEDDGSECSSMNDGASAASVVISSSVEEAGASDQEDSKVEKPALVPSLFPYIPPTLYFGMANETVELLPPEQRKLLKWKMSSVTPNVVKNAITRSHFTATKKSHDWLGCWGHHMKSPGFKAIREYQKLNHFPGSFQIGRKDRLWRNLSKMQVRFGKQEFGFFPRSFVLPQDIKLLRKAWEDGGSRQKWIIKPPASARGIGIQVIHKWSQMPRRRPLLVQKYLHKPYLISGNKFDLRIYVYVSSFDPLRIYIFNDGLVRFASCKYSSSMKSLGNKFMHLTNYSVNKKNSEYQNNSDDKSCQGHKWSLKALWWYLGSKGVNTSQIWEKIKDIVIKTIIASDPYVNTLVKTHVRSPYSCHELFGFDIMLDENLKPWVLEVNISPSLHSRTPLDIAVKSQMIRDVLNLAGFVLPQCEDVVPSGSNTSSSSNSFSLGMRLRSRHLPELLSDEKVKKALLKQHSADQDFFSAGLEELTAEDIWMLAESEDELSRRGQFERLFPSPMSSRYLRFFERQRYLNILLNQWEQKYCQNRDRGISLLKNLCERGLHLGPASDPARLLLYRSISGQSFDSYSNLSAVQEPITSSVVVSEKLTPEIDEDDFVIPSPPDIGLLGSCGSSPCSSSASESLNSKDYM, from the exons ATGGCATCCAGTGGAGCTGAAGAAGTGAAAATACAGACCTTTCAGCCAACATTTGGTGCTTCCTTAATTCCTACAGTGGTCCATGTGCCCAACGGTGAAGTCGTTTCCTGCAAGCTGCAGAGGAGGGGACTCCAGCCTTCGGAGCCCTCTGTCACTGTTGCCAATGTGAATGTGGGGCTGGAACAGCTCCTCTGCGTCTCAGGGACCAGTACACACTGTGCCTTTCCTGTGCAAGCAGCTTATCCTTCAGTAGCCAGGGTTGATGGTGTTTGGAGTTCTGGGGTTAGCTGTACTAATGGAATTACTAATAGTCAGATAATCTCCAGTGTAGTTGCCAAGAACTCTCAGTGttccagtgctccccttgttttCTGCCAAAATCCTTTTCGACTGGAGCCAAGCATCCACAGCTCCCTGCCCCACAAGCACCTGGGCTCGCACCGGTTGCGTTCTGGGCTGCTGGGCAAGAGGGCCTTCTCATTCCAACCTGCCGTTTATCCAGTATGTCCCTCCCCTCCAAAAGCCACCTCTAAGTTCTCAGAGATTTCTCTTACAAAAAGCACAATGCCCACCAATCAGTCTTCCCCACAAGCTACCAGCAAGTTCAACGGCAATAGCAATGGATTTTTACAACCTGCCACAACTCAAGTGCCTGTCCACCCCCGACAGAAGCTCAGAGACTTGGCAAATCCTTCTACCACCCCATCTCTATCCACTTCTCATCAATGCAGGACAGATAAAGGCAGCTGCAAAACGGACACAAAACTTTCATGCCCCACTGTGCCTTTGCAGAAGAATTGCAGGGATGTAATTCTGGGCGATACCTTTGGGGTTGGGGACATGCTGAAGAGTGAGAATGTAGCAGGAAGTGTCAAGGTGGTACAGCCAAACAATGTCCACCAGGGGCTCCGAGTGTTGGGTACTGGGAAAAGGCTCTCCACTGAAGTGTCTTTCACAGCTGCTGTGAGGACAATGGCTAGGAATAGTGTGAAGCTGAGTAATGGAGCACTACATGCCACAGGCAGAGCTCCAGCTACACAATCAACCACTGCGTTTGTCTTGCGCCCGGAAAATGTGGCAGTTGACCCCGTACCCTCTGCTGATGTGCCTCCAGTAACGCCTGCACTCCTATCTGCACTGCCCCTAACCCAGGTGGACCAGGGGTCAAATTTGGTTGCTGCCAAACCTTCCAGCCTCCCTGGCCTTAGGCTGAGTTGTAGTACATCCTGCTCTTCTGATGCTTCATATGCTAGTGGTGGTAAAGGCCATGCCATTCCAGGGGAAACTATGGATGAGTTAACTGTTCCTCAGTCACCATCTGTTTATTCAGTAACTACCCAAATATCTGCCATACACCTCACTAAGCAAAGTGTTCCCCTCGACCTGATAAAGGACAAAAGCTTCTCCCTGCCTTTGCTGGAGGAGCAGGCTGCCACAAATCATAGTGTTACAAA TCATGAAGGTACTGGCTTGCTGCAGGTCACTGCAGAGGAAGATGAGCTCCCTGACAATGTAGAGAATGACTGTAATGGAGACGAAGATG ATGGGTCTGAATGTTCCTCCATGAACGATGGGGCCTCTGCAGCCTCTGTGGTAATTTCATCAAG TGTTGAGGAAGCTGGAGCGTCTGACCAGGAGGACAGCAAGGTTGAGAAGCCAGCATTGGTGCCTAGCCTGTTCCCCTACATCCCCCCTACGCTGTATTTTGGCATGGCCAATGAGACGG TTGAGCTTCTGCCACCAGAGCAGAGGAAGTTGCTGAAATGGAAGATGAGCTCAGTAACCCCCAACGTAGTGAAGAACGCTATCACCAGGTCTCACTTCACAGCTACCAAGA AAAGTCATGATTGGCTGGGCTGTTGGGGTCACCACATGAAATCACCCGGATTCAAGGCCATCCGAGAATACCAGAAG CTGAACCACTTTCCAGGATCCTTCCAGATCGGCCGGAAGGACCGGCTGTGGCGCAACCTTTCCAAGATGCAGGTGCGCTTTGGCAAGCAGGAGTTTGGCTTCTTCCCAAGGTCCTTCGTGCTCCCACAGGACATCAAGCTGCTCAGGAAAGCGTGGGAAGATGGTGGCAGCCGGCAGAAATGGATCATCAAACCG CCTGCATCTGCTCGAGGAATTGGGATTCAGGTGATTCACAAGTGGAGCCAAATGCCCCGCAGAAGGCCTCTCTTAGTGCAGAA GTACCTCCACAAACCCTACCTCATTAGTGGTAATAAGTTTGATCTGCGGATTTACGTGTACGTCTCTTCTTTTGACCCGCTCCGCATCTACATCTTCAATGACGGCCTCGTCCGTTTCGCCAGCTGCAA GTACTCCTCTTCTATGAAAAGCCTGGGTAACAAGTTCATGCATCTGACAAACTACAGTGTGAACAAGAAGAACTCTGAGTATCAGAACAACAGTGATGACAAGTCCTGTCAAGGCCATAAATG gTCTTTGAAGGCTCTCTGGTGGTATCTTGGCTCAAAAGGTGTCAACACCAGCCAAATATGGGAGAAGATCAAAGACATTGTCATCAAAACCATCATCGC GTCAGACCCTTACGTGAACACACTGGTCAAGACGCATGTGCGCTCACCATACAGCTGCCATGAACTCTTTGGCTTTGATATCATGCTGGATGAGAATCTGAAGCCCTGGGTACTTGAGGTCAACATCTCTCCCAG CCTGCACTCCAGAACTCCGCTAGACATTGCAGTTAAGAGCCAGATGATCCGGGATGTGCTGAATCTGGCTGGGTTTGTTCTTCCGCAGTGCGAGGATGTGGTGCCCTCCGGCAGCAACACCAGCAGCTCCAGCAACAG TTTTTCTTTAGGAATGAGACTGCGATCCCGTCACTTGCCAGAACTATTATCTGATGAGAAGGTGAAGAAAGCATTGTTGAAGCAGCATTCTGCAGACCAG GATTTCTTCTCCGCTGGACTGGAAGAGCTAACTGCAGAGGATATATGGATGCTGGCGGAGTCTGAGGACGAGCTGAGCCGGAGGGGCCAGTTTGAGCGCCTGTTCCCGTCCCCCATGTCGTCGCGCTACCTGCGCTTCTTTGAGCGCCAACGCTACCTCAACATCCTGCTCAACCAGTGGGAGCAGAAATACTGCCAGAACAGGGACCGAG gtaTCAGTCTGCTGAAGAACCTGTGTGAAAGGGGTCTGCACCTGGGCCCTGCCTCTGATCCAGCACGCCTT TTGTTATACAGGTCCATCTCTGGCCAAAGTTTTGACTCTTACAGTAACCTCTCCGCTGTTCAAGAACCAATTACTTCTAG TGTGGTGGTCAGTGAGAAACTGACACCTGAGATTGATGAAGATGACTTTGTGATCCCAAGCCCACCTGATATCGGCCTGCTGGGGTCCTGTGGTTCCAGTCCATGTTCCAGTTCGGCCAGTGAGAGCCTAAATTCCAAAGACTACATGTGA